ACGTGGCTGAGAAGCACTTGGGCTTACGGAAGGGGGGTGGGCGGCGATTACGCTAGCTCTCCGGCTCGCGCCGCGCCGGCCCCCGCACCACGGGTCCGTCGGCCGTCCGCCCGCGCCGCACACGCCTCTGCCCAACTCCACGGAACGCGAGATCCATGACCGTCAACGGCTCTGACGACGTACTGCTTGTACACGGCGGCACCCCGCTCAGTGGCGAGATCCGTGTCCGCGGTGCGAAGAACCTCGTACCCAAGGCCATGGTCGCCGCGCTGCTCGGCAGCGGTCCGAGCCGGCTGCGCAACGTCCCCGACATCCGCGACGTACGGGTCGTGCGCGGACTGCTGCAGCTGCATGGCGTAACGGTCCGCCCGGGCGACGAGCCGGGCGAGCTGGTGATGGACCCGACGAACGTGGAGAGCGCGAACGTCGCCGACATCGACGCCCACGCGGGCTCGTCGCGCATCCCGATCCTCTTCTGCGGCCCGCTCCTGCACCGCCTCGGCCACGCGTTCATCCCCGGCCTCGGCGGCTGCGACATCGGCGGCCGCCCGATCGACTTCCACTTCGAGGTGCTGCGGCAGTTCGGCGCGAAGATCGAGAAGCGGGAGGACGGCCAGTACCTGGAGGCGCCGCGGCGGCTGCGGGGCACGAAGATCCAGCTGCCGTACCCGTCCGTGGGCGCCACGGAGCAGGTGCTGCTGACCGCCGTCCTCGCGGAGGGCGTGACGGAACTCGCGAACGCGGCCATCGAGCCCGAGATCGAGGACCTGATCTGCGTCCTGCAGAAGATGGGCGCCATCATCGCGATGGACACCGACCGCACGATCCGCATCACCGGTGTGGACTCGCTCGGCGGCTACAACCACAAGGCGCTCCCGGAC
This genomic stretch from Streptomyces deccanensis harbors:
- the murA gene encoding UDP-N-acetylglucosamine 1-carboxyvinyltransferase; amino-acid sequence: MTVNGSDDVLLVHGGTPLSGEIRVRGAKNLVPKAMVAALLGSGPSRLRNVPDIRDVRVVRGLLQLHGVTVRPGDEPGELVMDPTNVESANVADIDAHAGSSRIPILFCGPLLHRLGHAFIPGLGGCDIGGRPIDFHFEVLRQFGAKIEKREDGQYLEAPRRLRGTKIQLPYPSVGATEQVLLTAVLAEGVTELANAAIEPEIEDLICVLQKMGAIIAMDTDRTIRITGVDSLGGYNHKALPDRLEAASWASAALATEGDIYVRGAQQRSMMTFLNTYRKVGGAFEIDDEGIRFWHPGGQLKSIALETDVHPGFQTDWQQPLVVALTQATGLSIVHETVYESRLGFTSALNQMGAHIQLYRECLGGSDCRFGQRNFLHSAVVSGPTRLQGADLVIPDLRGGFSYLIAALAAQGTSRVHGIDLINRGYENFMEKLMELGAKVELPGKALG